In Verrucomicrobiia bacterium, one DNA window encodes the following:
- a CDS encoding KH domain-containing protein translates to MQGFLEYVVKGLVQHPEAVTITPVEREGTTVFELRLHPQDVGKIIGRQGMTINAIRSLLLAGSAKKGVRCTLEIVEEQSAS, encoded by the coding sequence ATGCAAGGGTTTCTCGAATACGTGGTGAAGGGCCTGGTGCAGCATCCGGAGGCGGTAACAATTACCCCGGTCGAGCGCGAGGGGACCACCGTGTTCGAGTTGCGTTTGCACCCCCAGGACGTGGGCAAAATCATTGGCCGTCAGGGCATGACGATTAACGCGATTCGCTCCCTTCTGTTGGCCGGCAGCGCCAAAAAGGGAGTGCGTTGCACGCTCGAAATCGTCGAGGAACAATCCGCAAGCTGA
- the rpsP gene encoding 30S ribosomal protein S16, whose amino-acid sequence MSVKIRMKRVGAKNTPVFRIVVADSRSPRDGKFIEEIGTYQPLKKGDNFVLDLERAAYWLGKGAQPSDTVASFIKKARRSAAPVAA is encoded by the coding sequence ATGTCTGTAAAAATTCGCATGAAGCGCGTAGGGGCCAAGAACACCCCGGTTTTTCGCATTGTTGTGGCTGATAGCCGCAGTCCTCGAGACGGCAAGTTCATCGAGGAAATCGGGACCTATCAGCCGCTGAAGAAGGGTGACAATTTCGTCCTCGACCTCGAACGGGCTGCTTACTGGCTGGGCAAAGGGGCGCAGCCGAGCGATACGGTTGCCAGCTTTATCAAAAAGGCGCGGAGAAGCGCCGCTCCCGTTGCGGCCTAA